One region of Myxococcus xanthus genomic DNA includes:
- a CDS encoding lamin tail domain-containing protein, with protein sequence MSPPRTLAPLLVLLLLTACGDDPTPTPADSGVVVDAGNNPDAGTDSDAGTDSDAGADAGQDAPPGITTEALPEGTVGRAYTTTLAAAGGTAPLTWRITAGTAPAGLTLSATGTLSGTPAQVARGTFTVTVEDANGQTGTRELTLSVSAPGAPVFTAGQWNLTYFGSDSRGPSNSSSDGGASDDLQIAGARDIMLAAGANLWAMVEMVDTADFDLLKAQLPGFDGFLSNDAAFVSGGTSPYGTSSQKLGVLYDSSLTFQSATLVRIGNISDFADRPPLRVDFTTEINGAETPLTVIVVHMRANSADPTAPREARERASAALKAYLDEQLPTQHVFVIGDWNDDVDESISLDPTSGAPLATPYQNFVSDSAHFTFITRELSLAGDDTSIGFENVVDHTLATNEAADRYVAESARVLYVDEWFPDFLNVVSDHRPVVSSYAFSAATGPLLRLKSPHGGTYQGGSTLPITWTSWGVGEVRVEVSTNGGTDWSVLAASVPAALGRFAWSVPDEAASNVWVRVVDVYEPAHADMSDAAVTIASGAARVFINEVLANEGTQASAHEFVELVNASPFPVDISGWTLWDATNGSARHVFAQGTQLGGGKAVVVFGGAAAVPAGQANALAASSGLLGLGNGSDSVRVRRQDSTLVDQYDYTSTVPGVSANRSPDATPDASFVAHDTLTPGVASSPGLRADGAAF encoded by the coding sequence ATGTCGCCCCCCCGCACACTCGCGCCTCTTCTCGTCCTGCTCCTATTGACCGCCTGCGGGGACGACCCCACGCCCACGCCCGCGGACAGTGGCGTCGTCGTCGACGCCGGAAACAATCCCGACGCTGGGACGGACTCCGATGCAGGCACCGATTCCGATGCGGGGGCGGACGCCGGACAGGATGCGCCGCCTGGCATCACCACCGAGGCCCTGCCGGAAGGCACCGTGGGCCGGGCGTACACGACGACGCTGGCCGCCGCGGGTGGCACCGCGCCCCTGACCTGGCGCATCACGGCGGGGACGGCGCCGGCGGGCCTCACACTGTCCGCCACGGGCACGCTCAGCGGCACGCCCGCCCAGGTGGCCCGCGGCACCTTCACCGTCACGGTGGAGGATGCGAATGGCCAGACGGGCACCCGGGAGCTGACGCTCTCCGTGAGCGCGCCGGGCGCCCCCGTGTTCACCGCGGGCCAGTGGAACCTCACCTACTTCGGCTCGGATTCGCGCGGCCCGTCGAACTCCTCGTCGGATGGCGGCGCGTCCGATGACCTGCAGATTGCCGGTGCGCGCGACATCATGCTCGCGGCGGGCGCCAACCTGTGGGCCATGGTGGAGATGGTGGATACCGCCGACTTCGACCTGCTCAAGGCCCAGCTCCCCGGCTTCGACGGCTTCCTCTCCAACGACGCGGCCTTCGTCTCTGGCGGAACGTCCCCCTACGGCACGAGCAGCCAGAAGCTGGGCGTGCTGTACGACAGCTCCCTCACCTTCCAGAGCGCGACCCTGGTCCGGATTGGCAACATCTCCGACTTCGCGGACCGCCCGCCGCTCCGCGTGGACTTCACCACCGAAATCAACGGGGCGGAGACGCCGCTCACCGTCATCGTCGTCCACATGCGCGCCAACAGCGCCGACCCGACGGCGCCGCGCGAAGCCCGGGAGCGCGCGTCCGCGGCGCTCAAGGCGTACCTCGACGAGCAGTTGCCCACGCAGCACGTCTTCGTGATTGGCGACTGGAATGACGACGTGGACGAGTCCATCTCGCTCGACCCCACCTCCGGCGCGCCGCTGGCCACGCCCTACCAGAACTTCGTCTCCGACTCGGCTCACTTCACCTTCATCACCCGAGAGCTGTCGCTGGCGGGGGATGACACCTCCATTGGCTTCGAGAACGTCGTCGACCACACCCTGGCCACCAACGAGGCGGCGGACCGCTACGTCGCGGAATCGGCCCGCGTGCTCTACGTGGACGAGTGGTTCCCCGACTTCCTCAACGTGGTCAGCGACCACCGCCCCGTCGTCAGCAGCTACGCCTTCAGCGCGGCAACCGGCCCCCTCCTCCGCCTGAAGTCGCCCCACGGCGGGACGTACCAGGGCGGGAGCACGCTGCCCATCACCTGGACGTCCTGGGGCGTGGGCGAGGTCCGCGTCGAGGTCTCCACCAATGGTGGAACGGATTGGAGCGTCCTGGCCGCGTCCGTCCCGGCGGCCCTGGGGCGCTTCGCCTGGAGCGTTCCGGACGAGGCGGCCTCGAACGTGTGGGTGCGCGTGGTGGATGTCTACGAACCGGCGCACGCGGACATGAGTGACGCTGCGGTGACCATCGCCAGTGGCGCCGCGCGCGTGTTCATCAACGAGGTGTTGGCCAATGAAGGCACCCAGGCCTCCGCGCACGAGTTCGTGGAGCTGGTCAACGCCAGTCCCTTCCCCGTGGACATCTCCGGCTGGACGCTGTGGGACGCCACCAACGGTTCCGCGCGGCATGTCTTCGCGCAGGGGACGCAGCTGGGTGGTGGCAAGGCCGTGGTCGTCTTCGGTGGCGCCGCGGCGGTGCCTGCGGGACAGGCGAATGCGCTGGCCGCGTCCAGTGGTCTGCTGGGCCTGGGGAACGGCAGTGACTCCGTGCGCGTCCGGCGGCAGGACTCCACCCTGGTGGACCAGTACGACTACACGTCCACCGTGCCCGGGGTTTCCGCCAACCGCTCGCCGGACGCCACGCCGGATGCGAGCTTCGTCGCGCATGACACGCTGACGCCGGGGGTCGCCAGCTCTCCAGGGCTGCGCGCGGACGGCGCGGCGTTCTGA
- a CDS encoding TetR/AcrR family transcriptional regulator: MGTKEQEARERILRATIVCIGRDGLDATGIREIAREAQVNSAAISYYFRSKEKLVALALEQTLDQAFGNVLEDFDRLRLEGLGIREAFETLLEDLMSNSLRYPYIAHAHFHDALAHQRYDSSAIQRFNAFLAELAGRLAPGAPHLPENRLRMALTQVWASLSLLSMMPRLFDQFILLDFGTLDTRRAWVQQASRLLFVP, encoded by the coding sequence ATGGGGACCAAGGAGCAGGAGGCCCGGGAGCGCATTCTCCGGGCGACCATCGTGTGCATCGGCCGGGACGGACTGGATGCGACGGGCATCCGGGAGATTGCCCGCGAGGCGCAGGTGAACAGCGCGGCCATCAGCTACTACTTCCGGAGCAAGGAGAAGCTGGTCGCCCTGGCGCTGGAGCAGACGCTGGACCAGGCCTTCGGGAACGTCCTGGAGGACTTCGATCGGCTCCGGTTGGAGGGCCTGGGCATTCGCGAGGCGTTCGAGACGCTGCTCGAGGATTTGATGAGCAACTCGCTGCGCTACCCGTACATCGCGCACGCGCACTTCCACGACGCGCTGGCCCATCAGCGCTACGACAGTTCCGCCATCCAGCGCTTCAATGCGTTCCTCGCCGAACTGGCCGGGCGGCTGGCACCGGGGGCGCCGCACCTGCCGGAGAACCGGCTGCGGATGGCGCTCACCCAGGTGTGGGCCTCCCTGAGCCTGCTGTCGATGATGCCCCGGCTGTTCGACCAGTTCATCCTGCTCGACTTCGGCACGCTCGACACGCGGCGCGCCTGGGTGCAGCAGGCGTCACGGCTGCTCTTCGTTCCTTGA